Proteins from a genomic interval of Chroococcidiopsis thermalis PCC 7203:
- a CDS encoding class I SAM-dependent methyltransferase, with the protein MQSKQNLIALRKAQFQQRLLLNHQLIEIVKHTDSHAFLTNPAAHNVYLYLTNYVRVCSEAWFKTKLTTLRVLDWGCGKGHISFLLREMGAMVTSCDVTSGAAFGQDAPIIDRASISVVSLEHPYLLPFNDASFDVVLSFGVLEHVSNDLASLHEIRRVLSPQGLFFCFFLPYYLSWTQRLAHLRGDFYHDRLYSKKLVKHLLTQSQFQLIDLWHRQILPKNRISYVNHHSFESLDRWLTENTFLKYIATNIEFVAFKN; encoded by the coding sequence ATGCAGAGCAAGCAAAATTTGATAGCTCTCAGAAAGGCACAGTTTCAGCAGCGCCTCTTACTTAATCATCAGTTGATTGAAATAGTCAAGCATACAGACAGCCACGCTTTTTTGACAAATCCAGCTGCTCACAATGTTTATCTATACTTGACGAACTACGTCCGAGTTTGTTCTGAAGCTTGGTTTAAAACTAAGTTAACAACTTTGCGCGTACTAGATTGGGGATGCGGTAAAGGTCACATTTCTTTTTTACTACGTGAAATGGGTGCTATGGTAACTAGTTGTGATGTGACTAGTGGTGCAGCATTTGGTCAGGATGCGCCTATTATCGATCGCGCATCCATATCAGTCGTCTCTTTAGAACATCCCTATTTACTTCCCTTCAATGATGCTAGCTTTGATGTCGTCCTGAGTTTTGGTGTTCTCGAACACGTTTCAAACGATCTTGCGTCTTTACATGAAATTCGGCGAGTGCTTAGTCCACAAGGCTTATTCTTCTGTTTCTTCTTGCCCTACTACTTATCTTGGACTCAACGGCTAGCACATTTACGAGGAGACTTTTATCACGATCGCTTGTATAGTAAAAAATTGGTAAAACATCTCCTCACCCAGAGTCAGTTTCAGCTCATCGATCTCTGGCATAGACAAATTCTACCTAAAAATCGTATTTCCTACGTTAACCATCATAGTTTTGAAAGCTTAGATCGGTGGCTAACTGAAAATACTTTTCTCAAATACATTGCTACTAATATTGAGTTTGTAGCTTTCAAAAATTAA
- a CDS encoding ABC-F family ATP-binding cassette domain-containing protein has translation MTIFTLRSVKKDFGIKEILKDASFSLDEGDKVGLIGVNGSGKSTLLKAIAGLEPIDSGEIWVNSGAKIVYLPQQPNLDENHTVLEQVFADGGEQMALVREYEEISDKLAHGQGDLDKLMARLSKVSQQIEALGAWEVETNAKVILSKLGIEDFDAKISNLSGGYRKRIALAAALLSEPDVLLMDEPTNHLDALSVEWLQSYLTRFRGALLLITHDRYFLDRVTNRIIEIDRGDLYTYSGNYAYYLEKKAEAEESAVSSQHKHAGVLRRELEWLKRGPKARSTKQKARIDRIYEMQAREFKQVQGKVEISTPGRRIGKKVIELENISKSYGDRLLIKDFTYTFNPEDRIGIIGSNGAGKSTLMDIITGRVQPDSGTVEIGSTIHIGYFDQHSEDLTLNENQRVIEYLKDVAELVKTADGSIITASQMLERFLFPPNQQYAPIHMLSGGEKRRLFLLRVLMSAPNVLILDEPTNDLDVQTLAVLEEYLEDFNGCAIVVSHDRYFLDRAVETIFAIESGGNLRQYPGNYSVYLEYKQAEEEEKSKVESQKPKAESRNSLPIPDSGTGAQLCAPTIPAAKSRKLSFKEKREYETLETQIPEMETQKEELEKIFYNNPPSDFTEMQQLSEQLAQLVQAIDTATERWLELAEREND, from the coding sequence ATGACTATTTTCACGCTGCGATCGGTTAAAAAAGACTTTGGCATCAAGGAAATTTTGAAAGATGCTAGCTTTAGCCTGGATGAAGGCGATAAAGTCGGGCTAATTGGGGTGAATGGTTCTGGTAAATCAACATTACTCAAGGCGATCGCCGGACTGGAACCAATAGATAGCGGTGAAATTTGGGTAAATTCGGGAGCTAAAATTGTCTACCTACCCCAACAGCCAAATTTAGATGAGAATCATACTGTCTTAGAACAAGTGTTTGCCGATGGTGGCGAACAGATGGCGCTAGTGCGGGAATACGAAGAAATTTCCGACAAACTCGCGCACGGACAGGGCGATCTCGATAAACTCATGGCGCGTTTGTCGAAGGTTTCCCAGCAGATTGAAGCATTGGGAGCATGGGAAGTAGAAACTAATGCTAAAGTCATTCTTAGCAAGTTAGGAATTGAAGATTTTGATGCCAAAATCAGCAATCTTTCTGGGGGCTATCGCAAGCGAATCGCGCTAGCAGCAGCTTTACTGTCGGAACCAGATGTGTTGTTGATGGACGAACCGACAAACCATTTAGATGCACTGTCTGTTGAGTGGTTGCAGAGTTATCTAACTCGGTTTCGCGGTGCGCTGTTACTCATCACTCACGATCGCTACTTTTTGGATCGGGTCACAAATCGCATTATCGAGATCGATCGCGGTGACCTTTATACTTATTCCGGTAACTATGCTTATTATCTGGAAAAAAAGGCAGAAGCAGAAGAATCAGCCGTCAGCAGTCAGCACAAACACGCCGGAGTGCTACGGCGAGAGTTGGAATGGTTGAAACGAGGTCCAAAAGCCCGTAGCACTAAGCAAAAAGCCAGAATCGATCGCATCTACGAGATGCAGGCGCGGGAATTTAAGCAAGTGCAGGGTAAGGTAGAAATTTCTACTCCAGGGCGGCGGATTGGGAAAAAGGTAATTGAGTTAGAAAATATTAGCAAATCCTACGGCGATCGCCTTCTCATCAAAGACTTTACATATACATTCAATCCCGAAGACCGCATTGGCATTATTGGCAGTAACGGCGCGGGAAAATCGACGCTGATGGATATTATTACCGGACGAGTGCAGCCCGATTCCGGTACGGTGGAAATTGGTTCCACAATTCATATTGGTTATTTCGACCAACATTCTGAAGATTTGACGCTGAATGAAAATCAGCGAGTTATCGAATATCTCAAAGATGTAGCAGAGTTGGTTAAAACAGCCGATGGAAGCATCATTACGGCTTCCCAAATGTTGGAACGGTTTCTGTTTCCCCCCAACCAGCAATATGCACCCATCCACATGCTGTCTGGCGGAGAAAAGCGGCGGTTGTTTTTGTTACGCGTGCTGATGAGTGCGCCTAACGTGTTGATTTTAGACGAACCGACAAACGATTTAGATGTACAAACGCTAGCGGTATTAGAAGAGTATCTAGAAGACTTTAACGGTTGCGCGATCGTTGTTTCCCACGATCGCTATTTTCTCGATCGCGCGGTGGAGACTATTTTTGCGATCGAATCTGGTGGCAATCTGCGTCAATATCCAGGCAACTACTCAGTGTATTTGGAATACAAGCAAGCTGAAGAGGAAGAAAAGTCAAAAGTTGAGAGTCAAAAGCCAAAAGCTGAAAGTCGAAATTCACTCCCGATTCCCGACTCCGGTACGGGCGCGCAGCTGTGCGCCCCTACGATTCCCGCAGCCAAATCGCGCAAGCTATCTTTCAAAGAAAAACGGGAATATGAAACGCTAGAAACTCAAATTCCCGAGATGGAAACGCAAAAGGAAGAGCTAGAAAAGATTTTCTACAACAACCCTCCTAGCGATTTTACCGAAATGCAGCAGTTATCCGAGCAGTTAGCTCAATTAGTGCAAGCAATCGACACGGCAACCGAACGTTGGTTAGAACTGGCAGAACGTGAAAATGATTAA
- the nadA gene encoding quinolinate synthase NadA yields MFTTAIVQNNPAREIPVDLFAAIQALKQELNAVILAHYYQEPDIQDIADYIGDSLGLAQQAAKTDAEVIVFAGVHFMAETAKILNPNKLVLLPDLAAGCSLADSCPSQEFAAFKAAHPDHLVISYINCTAEIKAMSDIICTSSNAVQIVRQIPLNRPIIFAPDRNLGRYVMQQTGRNMLLWQGSCIVHETFSEKKLVQLKIQHPAAEVLAHPECEPPILRHADYVGSTTALLKFCQKSTASSFIVATEPGIIHQMRKEASHKNFIPAPPMNNNCNCNECPYMRLNTLEKLYLAMKNRSPEIKLSEEIVTAALKPLQRMLAMSVK; encoded by the coding sequence GTGTTTACAACTGCGATCGTCCAAAATAATCCAGCCCGTGAAATACCTGTAGACTTGTTTGCAGCAATTCAAGCTTTAAAACAAGAGCTGAACGCTGTAATTTTGGCACACTACTATCAAGAACCAGACATTCAAGACATTGCTGATTATATTGGCGACTCATTAGGATTGGCTCAACAAGCTGCGAAGACTGATGCTGAAGTTATTGTCTTTGCTGGCGTTCACTTCATGGCAGAAACAGCCAAAATTCTCAATCCTAATAAACTCGTACTTTTGCCAGATTTAGCAGCAGGTTGTTCTTTGGCAGATAGCTGTCCTTCTCAAGAGTTTGCCGCTTTCAAAGCAGCACATCCAGACCACTTAGTCATTTCTTATATTAACTGTACTGCCGAAATTAAGGCGATGAGCGATATTATTTGTACCAGTTCTAATGCGGTGCAGATTGTACGCCAAATCCCTCTAAATCGACCAATTATTTTTGCTCCAGACCGCAATTTAGGGCGATATGTCATGCAACAAACTGGTCGAAATATGTTGCTGTGGCAAGGTAGCTGTATCGTTCATGAAACATTTTCAGAAAAGAAACTCGTTCAATTAAAAATTCAGCATCCAGCAGCGGAAGTTTTAGCTCACCCTGAATGCGAACCTCCTATCTTGCGTCATGCAGATTATGTTGGTTCTACAACAGCTTTGTTAAAATTTTGTCAAAAGAGTACCGCGAGTTCTTTTATCGTTGCCACTGAACCAGGCATTATTCATCAAATGCGGAAAGAAGCTTCCCACAAAAACTTTATTCCTGCACCACCCATGAATAATAATTGTAATTGTAATGAATGCCCTTATATGCGTCTGAATACTTTAGAAAAGCTTTATTTAGCAATGAAGAACCGCAGTCCAGAAATTAAATTATCAGAAGAGATCGTCACGGCTGCCTTGAAGCCACTACAGCGTATGTTAGCAATGAGTGTTAAGTAA
- a CDS encoding Mov34/MPN/PAD-1 family protein, protein MSIRLTVEHLRLICSHAESTYPHECCGLLLGKLSQDDKILVEAIATENDWNPTAAADFQAIDPNLNLGTQKNTYYTIAPEVMLKVQKEARDRQLDIIGIYHSHPDHPAIPSEFDRLCGWQAYSYIIVSVLQGKARDVLSWSLDDNHQFQPEEIVVERLI, encoded by the coding sequence GTGAGTATTAGGTTAACAGTCGAACATTTGCGGCTGATTTGCAGCCACGCAGAAAGTACTTATCCACATGAGTGCTGTGGCTTATTGCTGGGTAAGTTGAGTCAGGATGACAAAATTTTAGTAGAGGCGATCGCAACTGAAAATGATTGGAATCCAACAGCTGCCGCAGATTTTCAAGCGATCGATCCAAATCTGAATTTAGGCACGCAGAAGAATACTTACTACACGATCGCCCCAGAAGTGATGTTGAAAGTGCAAAAAGAGGCACGCGATCGCCAACTTGATATTATTGGGATTTATCATTCCCACCCCGACCATCCCGCAATTCCATCAGAATTCGATCGCCTCTGTGGGTGGCAAGCCTATTCGTATATCATTGTTTCAGTTCTCCAAGGCAAGGCTAGAGACGTATTGAGTTGGAGCCTTGACGATAACCATCAGTTCCAACCAGAAGAGATTGTCGTAGAAAGATTAATTTAG
- a CDS encoding glycoside hydrolase family 10 protein yields the protein MRRSNPLPTNSQKDGLLVKGKRQAWFMTLFSLCMAIVLLLHLPLQVASQPHPVETEVRGVWLTNVDSDVLFSRDRLSKALQRLAKLNFNTVYPTVWNRGYTLYPSSVAERTIGRSLDPNPKLKGRDVLAEIVQQSHQQGLSVIPWFEFGLKAPANSDLIRRHPDWITYRRNSRRISKGNKYNQVWLNPFHPMVQRFIVNLVAEIVLKYDIDGIQIDDHFSLPIDLGYDTFTTRLYQRENGGKKPPANPRHPQWMRWRANKITQLMTQIYQAVKTRRPDCLVTLAPNAHEYAYNTSLQDWRTWEKKGLVEEVVLQVYRDDLKTFVKEIEHPEIKAVRSRIPVSIGILAGLKKRPIPMKRIEQQVQAVRNRGFAGVSFFFYESLGDRDSAFRSMFPNTVARPQISHGWAGTTQGVKQ from the coding sequence GTGCGACGATCGAATCCACTGCCAACAAATTCTCAAAAGGACGGATTACTGGTGAAGGGTAAGCGTCAAGCTTGGTTTATGACTTTATTCAGTCTATGTATGGCGATCGTCTTGCTACTACACCTACCGCTACAAGTAGCATCTCAGCCTCACCCTGTAGAAACTGAAGTGCGGGGAGTGTGGTTGACCAATGTTGACAGCGATGTTTTGTTTTCCCGCGATCGCTTGAGCAAAGCTTTACAACGATTGGCAAAATTAAACTTCAACACGGTTTATCCTACCGTTTGGAATCGCGGCTATACTCTCTATCCCAGCTCTGTAGCAGAACGTACAATTGGGAGGTCGCTCGATCCCAATCCGAAGTTGAAAGGAAGAGATGTTTTAGCCGAAATTGTCCAACAGAGTCACCAGCAAGGACTGAGCGTTATTCCCTGGTTTGAATTTGGGTTAAAAGCACCCGCCAATTCCGACCTCATCCGCCGTCATCCAGACTGGATTACCTATCGCCGCAACTCCCGCCGAATTTCTAAAGGAAATAAATATAACCAAGTTTGGCTTAATCCCTTTCATCCAATGGTGCAACGATTTATCGTCAACTTAGTTGCCGAGATTGTCTTGAAGTACGACATAGACGGTATCCAAATCGACGATCACTTCAGTTTGCCTATTGACTTAGGCTATGACACGTTTACTACCCGACTCTACCAGCGGGAAAATGGCGGTAAGAAGCCGCCTGCCAATCCTCGTCATCCGCAGTGGATGCGCTGGCGTGCTAACAAAATTACGCAGTTAATGACCCAAATTTATCAAGCGGTCAAAACTCGCAGACCTGACTGTCTCGTGACTCTAGCGCCAAATGCTCACGAATACGCTTATAACACGTCTCTACAAGATTGGCGTACTTGGGAAAAAAAGGGTTTGGTAGAGGAAGTCGTCTTACAAGTCTATCGAGATGATTTGAAAACTTTCGTTAAAGAAATAGAGCATCCAGAAATCAAAGCAGTCCGTAGCCGTATTCCTGTCAGTATAGGTATATTGGCAGGTTTGAAAAAGCGTCCTATTCCTATGAAGCGGATTGAACAGCAGGTTCAAGCAGTCCGTAATCGAGGATTTGCAGGAGTATCTTTCTTCTTCTACGAAAGTTTGGGCGATCGCGATTCTGCTTTCCGGTCCATGTTTCCTAACACTGTAGCGCGACCGCAAATCTCCCACGGTTGGGCAGGGACTACTCAGGGAGTCAAGCAGTAA
- a CDS encoding TIGR04168 family protein, whose amino-acid sequence MTSQSKQDETTVIAVVGDIHDQWEAADGIILQKLGIDLALFVGDYGNESVDVVKAIADLDIPKAAVFGNHDAWYTATAWGRQKCPYDRKKEDWVQEQIDLLGEAHVGYGKLDFPKLNLTVVGSRPFTWGGSSWKNEDFYQERFGVASFEESTARIIAAARSATYDTVIFLGHNGPSGLGDCPEDPCGKDWQPLGGDFGDPDLTEAIAQTRAAGKQIPLVTFGHMHHKLRHTQKYLRKPVHVARETVYLNAASVPRIVENGSDRQRNFSLVYLQSGIVSQVSLVWVDRDDQIASEQILYQQQSQLVQPA is encoded by the coding sequence ATGACCAGTCAAAGCAAACAGGATGAAACAACCGTCATTGCAGTAGTCGGTGATATTCACGACCAATGGGAAGCAGCAGATGGCATAATATTGCAAAAACTAGGCATCGACCTTGCTTTATTTGTAGGTGACTACGGCAATGAATCAGTAGATGTAGTCAAAGCGATCGCCGATCTCGACATTCCTAAAGCAGCAGTGTTTGGCAACCACGACGCTTGGTATACCGCTACTGCGTGGGGTCGCCAGAAGTGTCCTTACGATCGAAAAAAAGAAGACTGGGTGCAAGAACAAATAGACTTATTAGGAGAAGCCCATGTTGGTTATGGCAAACTAGACTTTCCTAAACTAAACTTAACTGTTGTTGGTAGCCGTCCGTTTACTTGGGGTGGTTCGAGCTGGAAAAACGAAGACTTCTATCAAGAAAGATTTGGCGTAGCAAGCTTTGAGGAGTCTACCGCACGCATTATAGCAGCAGCTCGTAGCGCCACCTACGATACCGTCATTTTTCTCGGACATAACGGACCATCAGGATTAGGAGATTGCCCTGAAGACCCTTGTGGCAAGGACTGGCAACCCTTGGGGGGTGACTTTGGCGATCCAGATTTGACAGAGGCGATCGCGCAAACTCGTGCCGCAGGAAAACAGATTCCTTTGGTCACATTTGGTCATATGCACCATAAACTACGCCACACCCAAAAGTACTTGCGTAAGCCAGTTCATGTTGCCCGCGAAACAGTTTACCTCAATGCTGCTAGCGTACCTAGAATCGTTGAAAATGGCAGCGATCGCCAGCGCAATTTTTCCTTAGTCTATCTCCAATCTGGGATAGTATCTCAAGTGTCTCTCGTTTGGGTAGATCGAGATGATCAAATAGCATCAGAGCAAATCCTTTATCAGCAACAAAGTCAGCTCGTGCAGCCTGCATAG
- the mug gene encoding G/U mismatch-specific DNA glycosylase: protein MVQRKPTTAEIQAAYGRTVPDIIAPNLNVLFCGINPSLYSAAVGHHFARPGNRFWRSLHAAGYTERILSPFEDRDLLQFGYGLTNIVDRATARADELKAEELIFGQQQLAVKIEQYQPRFLAILGISAYRTAFYQPKAIMGRQAELSSGTTIWVLPNPSGLNAHYQIADLTRVYRELLLAVKD, encoded by the coding sequence ATGGTGCAACGCAAACCTACCACGGCAGAAATTCAAGCGGCATACGGGCGCACGGTTCCAGATATTATTGCTCCAAATTTAAATGTTTTGTTTTGCGGGATTAATCCTAGTCTCTATAGTGCTGCTGTCGGACATCACTTTGCCCGCCCAGGAAATCGCTTTTGGCGATCGCTTCACGCTGCGGGTTACACAGAACGGATACTGTCACCGTTTGAAGACCGGGATCTGTTACAGTTTGGTTATGGTTTGACAAATATCGTCGATCGCGCCACGGCTAGGGCAGATGAGTTAAAAGCTGAAGAATTGATCTTCGGTCAACAACAGTTAGCAGTCAAGATCGAACAATATCAACCGCGATTTTTAGCTATTTTGGGTATCAGTGCCTATCGGACAGCATTTTATCAGCCCAAAGCTATCATGGGAAGACAAGCTGAGTTATCGTCCGGCACAACGATTTGGGTATTACCTAACCCCAGTGGGTTAAACGCTCATTATCAAATAGCAGATCTTACGCGGGTGTATCGAGAATTGCTGCTGGCGGTGAAGGATTGA
- the moeB gene encoding molybdopterin-synthase adenylyltransferase MoeB → MLNPNLDEIQLSQEEYERFSRHLILPEVGLEGQKRLKAASVLCIGTGGLGAPLLLYLAAAGIGRIGIVDFDIVDRSNLQRQVIHGTSWVGKPKIESAKERILEINPHCQVDLYETRLSSENALEILKPYDIVADGTDNFPTRYLVNDACVLLDKPNVYGSIFRFEGQATVFNYQGGPNYRDLYPEPPPPGMVPSCAEGGVLGVLCGIIGTIQATETVKIILGKGTTLSGRLLLYNALDMKFRELKLRPNPVRPVIEKLVDYEQFCGIPQAKAEEAKQQMNIQEMTVQELKQLLDSGADDFVLLDVRNPHEYEIAKIPGSVLVPLPDIENGEGVEKVKEILNGHRLIAHCKAGMRSAKALGILKQAGIEGTNVKGGITAWSQEVDPSVPQY, encoded by the coding sequence ATGCTCAATCCCAATTTGGATGAAATCCAACTCTCACAAGAAGAATACGAACGTTTTTCCCGTCACCTGATTTTGCCAGAAGTCGGACTGGAAGGACAAAAGCGTTTGAAAGCCGCCAGCGTACTGTGTATCGGTACGGGAGGTTTAGGTGCGCCCCTGTTGTTATACTTAGCGGCAGCTGGGATCGGACGCATCGGGATTGTCGATTTTGATATCGTCGATCGCTCCAATTTACAACGTCAGGTGATTCACGGCACATCTTGGGTTGGGAAACCGAAGATTGAATCTGCTAAAGAGCGAATTCTAGAGATTAATCCTCATTGCCAGGTTGACCTTTATGAAACGCGCTTGAGTTCGGAAAATGCGCTGGAAATCCTCAAACCATACGATATCGTCGCTGATGGAACTGACAATTTCCCTACGCGGTATTTGGTAAACGATGCTTGCGTGTTGTTAGATAAACCGAATGTTTACGGTTCTATTTTCCGATTTGAAGGACAAGCGACTGTATTTAACTATCAGGGTGGTCCTAACTACCGCGATTTATATCCCGAACCCCCACCACCTGGGATGGTTCCTTCCTGCGCTGAAGGTGGAGTACTGGGAGTGCTGTGTGGCATCATTGGCACAATTCAAGCAACAGAAACTGTCAAAATCATTTTGGGTAAAGGAACGACTTTGAGCGGGCGTTTGTTGTTATACAATGCCCTCGATATGAAGTTCCGCGAGTTGAAGTTGCGTCCCAATCCCGTGCGTCCGGTAATTGAAAAGTTAGTAGATTACGAACAATTCTGTGGGATTCCCCAAGCGAAAGCAGAGGAGGCAAAACAGCAGATGAATATTCAAGAAATGACGGTACAGGAATTGAAGCAGTTACTCGATAGTGGTGCTGATGATTTCGTGCTGCTAGATGTGCGTAACCCGCACGAGTATGAAATTGCGAAAATTCCCGGTTCGGTATTAGTGCCTTTGCCAGATATTGAGAATGGGGAAGGTGTGGAGAAGGTAAAAGAGATACTCAACGGTCATCGGTTAATTGCTCATTGTAAAGCAGGAATGCGATCGGCTAAGGCTTTGGGTATTTTGAAGCAAGCTGGGATTGAAGGGACGAATGTAAAGGGTGGAATTACTGCCTGGAGTCAGGAAGTCGATCCTTCTGTGCCTCAATATTAG
- a CDS encoding PadR family transcriptional regulator, with amino-acid sequence MSLAHAILGFLLQAKRTGYDLKTSCFDRCMTYLWSADQAQIYRTLDKLVEQGWITYKVEIQCDRPNRKVYSVTEAGKAELTQWLQSPQPIPTVRDPLPIQLFFAAHLSNEATIHLLERQLAARRDKLAECEQIELPTLSNPIHNREQLMQRLVLELAIRKEQTYIDWLKTAIEVLTQDALNPSPPAAILDTPA; translated from the coding sequence ATGTCATTAGCACACGCAATATTGGGCTTCCTCCTACAAGCAAAAAGGACAGGGTATGACTTGAAAACGAGCTGCTTCGATCGCTGCATGACTTACTTATGGTCTGCGGATCAGGCACAAATTTATCGAACCCTTGATAAACTAGTCGAGCAAGGATGGATTACCTATAAGGTTGAAATTCAGTGCGATCGCCCCAACCGTAAAGTTTACAGCGTCACTGAAGCAGGAAAAGCCGAATTAACTCAGTGGCTACAAAGCCCTCAACCCATACCAACAGTAAGAGATCCACTACCAATTCAATTATTTTTCGCCGCACATCTGTCAAATGAAGCTACGATTCACTTATTAGAACGACAGCTAGCAGCACGACGTGACAAGTTGGCTGAATGCGAACAAATAGAACTACCAACGTTGAGCAATCCTATACACAACCGCGAACAGTTGATGCAACGACTGGTATTAGAACTAGCAATCCGCAAAGAACAGACTTATATTGATTGGTTAAAGACAGCGATCGAGGTACTCACTCAAGACGCGCTCAATCCTTCACCGCCAGCAGCAATTCTCGATACACCCGCGTAA
- the nudC gene encoding NAD(+) diphosphatase, translating to MHHIFTPGITPPVEQSVPAWWFAFVGKKLLVHQEGTANQIPQLTSLEEIGLIPIRTQFLGTLGDRPCYCAELPKDISTPTGMTLQGLRELYGTLDEDLFILSGRAIQIVEWNRTHQYCGYCATPTTQLSHERAKRCPNCGLVNYPRLSPAVIVLISRGEELLLARAHRFPPKMYSILAGFVEPGESLEETVVREVREEVGIEVKDIRYFGSQPWPFPNSLMIGFTATYASGEIAIEPEELVDAGWFNKHNLPQIPPKLSIARKLIDWFVSTH from the coding sequence ATGCATCATATCTTTACTCCTGGCATTACTCCACCCGTAGAACAATCCGTACCCGCTTGGTGGTTTGCCTTTGTAGGTAAAAAACTACTAGTACATCAAGAAGGAACAGCGAATCAAATCCCCCAACTCACTAGTCTAGAAGAGATTGGCTTAATTCCTATACGGACGCAATTTCTCGGTACATTAGGCGATCGCCCCTGCTACTGTGCCGAACTCCCCAAAGATATATCTACACCCACAGGCATGACATTACAAGGGCTGCGGGAATTATACGGCACGTTGGACGAAGATTTATTCATCCTGAGCGGTCGTGCGATTCAAATTGTCGAATGGAATCGCACCCATCAATACTGCGGCTACTGCGCCACTCCTACCACCCAATTATCCCACGAACGGGCGAAACGCTGTCCTAACTGCGGCTTAGTCAATTATCCCCGCCTCTCACCTGCGGTTATCGTCCTCATCTCTCGCGGTGAGGAATTATTATTAGCTCGCGCTCACAGATTTCCACCCAAGATGTACAGTATATTAGCTGGATTTGTCGAACCAGGGGAATCGCTAGAGGAAACTGTAGTGCGAGAAGTGCGCGAAGAAGTCGGGATTGAAGTGAAAGACATTCGCTATTTTGGTTCCCAACCTTGGCCCTTTCCCAATTCTCTGATGATTGGGTTTACAGCCACCTATGCTAGTGGTGAAATTGCGATCGAACCAGAAGAACTAGTGGATGCTGGTTGGTTTAACAAGCATAATTTACCTCAAATTCCCCCAAAGTTGAGTATTGCTCGTAAATTAATCGATTGGTTTGTCTCGACTCACTGA
- a CDS encoding 3'(2'),5'-bisphosphate nucleotidase has product MAYELEKQVAIASVIGAIKLCTQIQNDCLVAAIEKPDFSPVTIADLGAQAIICQAIAADFPQDAVVGEEDAKLLRQPHMSEQLEQIASYVRVHIPETSAETVLEWIDRGNGQVGGRFWTLDPIDGTKGFLRGDQYAIALALIEDGEVKLGVMGCPALPLDLNQPQGERGVLFVAVRGQGTTQIALKSGVSQPILGARTANKHNFRSTESVESRHGNLPLQRAIAQAVGMAPEPLSIDSMAKYAVVARGEAALYLRLPWAEYPDYRENIWDHAAGAIVLEEAGGRVSDMYGKPLEFAANAKMLNNRGIIASSSDIYDAVLDALQEKV; this is encoded by the coding sequence ATGGCATACGAATTAGAAAAACAGGTGGCGATCGCATCTGTAATCGGAGCAATCAAACTCTGCACGCAAATTCAAAACGATTGCCTGGTTGCTGCAATAGAAAAACCAGATTTTAGTCCAGTCACAATTGCAGATTTAGGCGCTCAGGCAATTATCTGTCAAGCGATCGCGGCAGATTTTCCTCAAGATGCAGTTGTAGGGGAAGAAGATGCAAAGTTGCTGCGCCAACCGCATATGTCTGAGCAACTGGAACAAATCGCATCTTACGTGCGGGTACATATTCCAGAAACATCTGCTGAGACTGTCTTGGAGTGGATCGATCGCGGTAACGGTCAAGTAGGCGGTCGCTTTTGGACTCTAGATCCGATTGACGGGACAAAAGGATTTTTACGCGGCGATCAATATGCGATCGCTCTCGCTTTGATTGAGGATGGAGAAGTCAAGCTAGGGGTGATGGGTTGTCCAGCATTACCACTAGACTTGAATCAGCCACAAGGCGAACGAGGAGTTTTATTTGTAGCTGTGAGGGGACAGGGAACAACTCAAATCGCTTTAAAAAGTGGGGTTTCTCAGCCAATTTTAGGGGCGAGAACTGCGAACAAACACAATTTCCGTTCGACGGAGAGTGTAGAGTCAAGACATGGTAATTTGCCTTTACAACGAGCGATCGCGCAAGCAGTTGGCATGGCTCCCGAGCCACTCTCGATCGATAGCATGGCGAAATATGCCGTAGTTGCTAGGGGTGAAGCTGCTCTTTATTTACGACTGCCTTGGGCAGAATATCCCGATTACCGCGAAAATATTTGGGATCATGCCGCAGGAGCAATCGTTTTAGAAGAGGCTGGCGGTCGTGTTTCAGATATGTACGGTAAGCCTTTGGAGTTTGCTGCTAATGCTAAGATGCTCAATAATCGGGGCATTATTGCTAGTAGTAGCGATATATATGATGCCGTGTTGGATGCACTGCAAGAGAAAGTTTAA